In the genome of Mucisphaera calidilacus, one region contains:
- a CDS encoding MinD/ParA family protein, which produces MLTDQADALRQMVTETEGRETSLTRAIAIASGKGGVGKTTLSVNLAVALSRLGRRVVLLDADLGTANADVLCRIESGPTLAHVVAGRCSIRDVLVEAPGGFRLIPGASGLASMARLAEVERRRIVEQLHDVEGDADLILIDLGAGVSPNVLSFAAASDQVLVVTTPEPTAVTDAYALIKTLSRESPELVQRLVVNMVRSESEAQKVFGRITEVADRFIGRSPSYAGHLLYDAKVAMSVMRRTPFTLERPNSGASRCVDELAVRLDRFGAESADQGFFGRFAGWLGQQACF; this is translated from the coding sequence ATGTTGACTGATCAGGCCGATGCGCTCCGGCAGATGGTGACGGAGACAGAGGGCCGCGAAACTTCGTTGACGCGTGCGATTGCGATCGCCTCCGGCAAGGGTGGCGTGGGCAAGACGACGCTGTCGGTGAATCTGGCGGTGGCGTTGTCGCGTCTGGGTCGTCGGGTGGTGTTGCTGGACGCGGACCTTGGGACGGCGAACGCGGACGTGCTTTGCCGTATCGAGAGCGGCCCGACGCTGGCGCACGTGGTGGCCGGGCGTTGTTCGATCCGCGACGTGCTGGTGGAGGCGCCGGGCGGTTTTAGGCTGATCCCCGGGGCGTCGGGTCTGGCGTCGATGGCTCGTCTGGCGGAGGTGGAGCGACGTCGGATCGTGGAGCAGCTGCACGATGTTGAGGGCGACGCGGACCTGATTCTGATCGATCTGGGCGCGGGTGTGAGCCCGAACGTGCTGAGTTTTGCGGCGGCCTCGGATCAGGTTCTGGTGGTGACGACGCCTGAGCCGACGGCGGTGACGGACGCTTATGCGTTGATCAAGACGCTTTCACGGGAGAGCCCGGAGCTGGTTCAGCGTCTGGTGGTGAACATGGTGCGTAGCGAATCGGAGGCTCAGAAGGTTTTCGGTCGTATTACGGAGGTGGCGGATCGTTTCATCGGTCGGTCGCCAAGCTACGCGGGTCACCTGTTGTATGACGCGAAGGTTGCGATGTCGGTGATGCGTCGGACGCCTTTCACGCTGGAGCGTCCGAACAGCGGCGCATCGCGTTGCGTGGATGAGTTAGCCGTGAGACTGGACCGATTTGGTGCGGAATCAGCGGATCAGGGTTTCTTCGGTCGGTTCGCGGGTTGGCTGGGGCAACAAGCCTGTTTTTAA
- a CDS encoding FliA/WhiG family RNA polymerase sigma factor produces the protein MAATRRSSNPRYEREEDIRELWVSYKTEPTELLRNELVETYLHLVKYNAERIHAKLPDEVDIEDLMSVGVFGLMDAIDAFDLDRGVKFETYCAPRIRGAILDELRSMDWVPRLVRQRTSQVDKVSRKIQMERGRPATHPEISERLGVNDEEYEKIRRDAGAVGMVSLSRKYFETDSNKDVREIDVLEDVRQVNPFQAVQKRDIKNLITKGLSRAERLIIVLYYYEEMTMKEIGMTLDLSESRVSQMHSSILARLKAQLQNRSAELHAEVS, from the coding sequence ATGGCCGCCACCCGCAGATCGTCCAATCCCCGATACGAGCGAGAAGAAGATATCCGTGAGTTGTGGGTTTCGTACAAGACGGAGCCGACGGAGTTGTTGCGGAACGAGCTGGTGGAGACGTATCTCCATCTGGTGAAGTACAACGCGGAGCGTATTCACGCGAAGCTGCCTGACGAGGTGGACATCGAGGACCTGATGTCGGTGGGCGTGTTCGGCCTGATGGACGCGATCGACGCGTTCGACCTGGACCGCGGGGTGAAGTTCGAGACGTACTGTGCGCCGCGTATCCGTGGCGCGATTCTGGACGAGTTGCGATCGATGGACTGGGTTCCGCGTCTTGTGCGTCAGCGCACGAGCCAGGTGGACAAGGTCTCGCGGAAGATCCAGATGGAGAGGGGGCGTCCGGCGACGCACCCCGAGATCTCCGAGCGTCTGGGTGTGAACGACGAGGAGTACGAGAAGATCCGTCGCGACGCGGGCGCGGTGGGGATGGTGTCGCTGTCGCGGAAGTATTTCGAGACGGACTCGAACAAGGACGTGCGTGAGATCGACGTGCTGGAGGATGTGCGTCAGGTCAACCCGTTCCAGGCGGTTCAGAAGCGTGACATCAAGAACCTGATCACGAAGGGTTTGTCGCGTGCCGAGCGTCTGATTATTGTGCTGTATTACTATGAAGAGATGACGATGAAAGAGATCGGGATGACGCTCGATCTGTCGGAATCCCGGGTCAGCCAGATGCACTCTTCGATCCTTGCTAGACTAAAGGCTCAGTTGCAGAACCGATCGGCTGAACTGCACGCCGAAGTGAGTTAG
- the argS gene encoding arginine--tRNA ligase, which produces MVTLNQSLTEALGRAAGAALGAEHAGVDPILKPARDPKHGDVQANLAMGLGKKLGRPPREVAERIVGALDHAGFADGVAVAGPGFINITLKPAFVAGLLAEQRRDERLGVTPLPADPVVVDYSAPNAAKEMHVGHLRSSVIGDALARMLSFAGREVIRQNHLGDWGTQFGMLIEHLLDVEAEHGGGTSSDVAELNVFYKAAKAKFDADKAFAERSRRRVVALQSGDAVTLERWQQLIEVSRTYFAAVYERLGVLLTDADIRGESFYNDRLAGTLERFASAGQLAESQGATVIYPEGFADRDGNPMPMIVRKSDGGYLYATTDLAAALFRIEELRVAQSVYVTDSRQSPHFAMFFQALRQAGFVPEGVRLDHVPFGTVLGPDRKPFKSRSGDTIKLIDLIDEAESRAGAAVAAKNPDLTEAERAAVAHAVGVGALKYADLSNDRIKDYVFDWERMLALEGNTAPYLIYSYVRIRSIFRKGELKPEAYGATSVSLDDPDEKGLALHLLRFGETFDGALDALEPHRLCTYLYELAAKFHRFFEHCPVLKAEAGVRASRLALCAETARTLRAGLGLLGIETVEKM; this is translated from the coding sequence ATGGTGACACTGAATCAGTCGTTGACAGAGGCGTTGGGTCGTGCGGCGGGGGCTGCGCTGGGTGCGGAGCACGCGGGGGTGGATCCGATCCTCAAGCCGGCTCGTGACCCGAAGCACGGGGACGTGCAGGCGAACCTGGCGATGGGTCTGGGGAAGAAGCTGGGGCGGCCGCCTCGTGAGGTGGCGGAGCGGATCGTGGGTGCGCTGGACCACGCGGGTTTCGCGGACGGCGTGGCGGTGGCGGGGCCGGGGTTCATCAACATCACGCTCAAGCCGGCTTTCGTGGCGGGATTGCTGGCCGAGCAGCGTCGTGACGAGCGGCTGGGCGTCACCCCCCTGCCGGCGGACCCGGTGGTGGTGGATTACTCGGCGCCGAACGCGGCGAAGGAGATGCACGTCGGGCATTTGCGGTCGTCGGTGATCGGGGATGCGTTGGCGCGGATGCTGTCGTTTGCGGGGCGGGAGGTGATCCGTCAGAACCACCTGGGCGACTGGGGGACGCAGTTCGGGATGCTGATCGAGCACCTGCTGGACGTGGAGGCGGAGCACGGGGGGGGGACGTCGTCGGACGTGGCAGAGCTGAATGTTTTCTACAAGGCGGCGAAGGCGAAGTTTGATGCGGACAAGGCGTTCGCGGAGCGTTCGCGTCGGCGTGTGGTGGCGTTGCAGTCCGGTGATGCAGTGACGCTGGAGCGTTGGCAGCAGCTGATCGAGGTCTCGCGGACTTATTTCGCGGCGGTGTATGAGCGTCTGGGTGTGCTGCTGACGGACGCGGATATCCGGGGCGAGTCGTTCTACAACGACCGGCTGGCGGGAACGCTGGAGCGGTTCGCGTCGGCGGGTCAGCTGGCGGAGAGTCAGGGCGCGACGGTGATCTACCCGGAGGGGTTTGCGGATCGTGACGGGAACCCGATGCCGATGATCGTGCGCAAGTCGGACGGGGGATATCTGTACGCGACGACGGACCTGGCGGCGGCGCTGTTCCGGATCGAGGAACTCAGGGTGGCGCAGTCGGTGTACGTGACGGACTCGCGTCAGTCGCCTCACTTCGCGATGTTCTTTCAGGCGCTGAGGCAGGCCGGCTTTGTGCCCGAGGGGGTGCGGCTGGATCACGTTCCGTTCGGGACGGTGCTGGGGCCGGACCGCAAGCCGTTCAAGTCGCGGTCGGGGGACACGATCAAGCTGATCGATCTGATCGATGAGGCGGAGTCGCGGGCGGGGGCGGCGGTGGCGGCGAAGAACCCGGACCTGACGGAGGCGGAGCGGGCGGCGGTCGCGCACGCGGTGGGCGTGGGTGCGCTGAAGTACGCGGACCTGTCGAACGACCGGATTAAGGATTACGTGTTTGACTGGGAGCGGATGCTGGCGTTGGAGGGGAACACCGCGCCGTACTTGATTTATTCGTACGTGCGGATCCGCTCGATCTTCCGCAAGGGTGAGCTGAAACCCGAGGCTTATGGCGCGACGTCGGTGTCGCTGGATGACCCGGACGAGAAGGGTCTGGCGCTTCACCTGCTGCGGTTCGGTGAGACGTTTGACGGGGCGCTGGACGCGTTGGAGCCGCACCGTCTGTGCACGTATCTGTACGAGCTGGCGGCGAAGTTCCACCGGTTCTTTGAGCATTGCCCGGTGCTGAAGGCGGAGGCGGGTGTGCGTGCGTCGCGGCTGGCGTTGTGCGCGGAGACGGCGCGGACGCTGCGTGCGGGTCTGGGTCTGCTGGGCATCGAGACGGTGGAGAAGATGTAG
- a CDS encoding flagellar FlbD family protein: MKLINGDHIIVQESMDRVVELAVEYGRSLRRLLPPT, translated from the coding sequence ATCAAGCTCATCAACGGCGACCACATCATCGTCCAGGAATCCATGGACCGCGTCGTCGAACTCGCCGTCGAGTACGGCCGAAGCCTCCGAAGACTCCTCCCGCCCACCTGA
- a CDS encoding flagellar basal body rod C-terminal domain-containing protein has protein sequence MNIISASTGFSANSRVISTSDQLLDELLSHHPISHAP, from the coding sequence ATCAACATCATCTCCGCCTCCACCGGCTTCTCCGCCAACTCACGCGTCATCTCCACCAGCGACCAACTCCTCGACGAACTCCTCTCCCATCATCCGATAAGCCACGCACCCTGA
- a CDS encoding flagellar hook-basal body complex protein, with translation MPLTHSLFTGLSGMNGSSQMLDVVGNNIANVNTTAFKGSRIQFETQILDTIQNATAPNNERGGSNPAQIGLGVRVGAISRNFNSGALQPTGVATDMAIQGNGFFLVDLEGQELYTRAGNFTLDRDFDLVTAEGARVQGYGVDNDFQIVDGQLTNINIPIGKLTIARKPSPSSSPATSTRAATSPRKAPSPSPKPSIPTPRSPRPSTPPPRSTPSTAPTARSSSPPATSSPSPKLARAASS, from the coding sequence ATGCCACTGACCCACTCTCTGTTCACCGGACTCTCCGGCATGAACGGCTCGTCCCAGATGCTCGACGTCGTCGGTAACAACATCGCCAACGTCAACACCACCGCCTTCAAGGGAAGCCGTATCCAGTTCGAGACCCAGATCCTCGACACCATCCAGAACGCCACCGCGCCCAACAACGAACGAGGCGGCTCCAACCCCGCGCAGATCGGCCTCGGGGTCCGCGTCGGCGCCATCTCACGCAACTTCAACTCCGGCGCCCTCCAGCCCACCGGCGTCGCCACCGACATGGCCATCCAGGGCAACGGCTTCTTCCTCGTCGACCTCGAGGGGCAGGAGCTCTACACCCGCGCCGGCAACTTCACCCTCGACCGCGACTTCGACCTCGTCACCGCCGAGGGCGCTCGCGTCCAGGGCTACGGCGTCGACAACGACTTCCAGATCGTCGACGGACAACTCACCAACATCAACATACCCATCGGCAAACTCACCATCGCCAGGAAACCGAGTCCGTCCAGTTCGCCGGCAACCTCCACAAGGGCGGCGACATCGCCTCGCAAGGCTCCCTCACCCTCTCCGAAGCCCTCTATACCGACGCCACGCTCGCCACGCCCATCGACGCCACCACCGCGCTCGACTCCCTCTACCGCGCCGACGGCACGCAGCTCTTCGCCGCCGGCGACGTCATCACCTTCACCGAAGCTCGCAAGGGCGGCGTCCAGCTAG